In Torulaspora globosa chromosome 1, complete sequence, a genomic segment contains:
- the ICY1 gene encoding Icy1p (ancestral locus Anc_6.285) translates to MSLLLEEEDLFPLSFAQHSLATPASPLHNDELDALINMPPPALSNSPNPGSEPDYDWHSYQDEIGLHVIAATTDDAIFTVDTEPLETPYRAELVVLPREHDRKLPDETADEFADAAQHNYRLWLASF, encoded by the coding sequence ATGTCGCTTCTGctagaagaagaggatctTTTCCCTCTGTCGTTCGCACAACACTCGCTCGCCACGCCCGCCTCGCCGCTACACAACGATGAGCTCGACGCACTGATAAACATGCCACCGCCAGCGCTATCGAACAGCCCGAATCCCGGCTCGGAGCCGGACTACGACTGGCACTCGTACCAAGATGAGATCGGCCTGCACGTGATCGCCGCAACCACAGACGATGCTATATTCACGGTGGACACGGAACCGCTGGAGACGCCCTACAGGGCAGAGCTTGTCGTGCTCCCTCGGGAGCACGACCGGAAACTGCCGGACGAGACGGCGGACGAGTTTGCCGACGCGGCCCAGCACAACTACAGATTGTGGCTTGCGTCGTTCTGA
- a CDS encoding uncharacterized protein (ancestral locus Anc_6.286), with translation MDKLREQFVDSTVEEKRLHENRARDKYWYKWGPYLSERSWATVREDYSHDGDAWTHFPFEHANARAFRWGEDGLFGVSDNRQTICMSVALWNGRDERLKERLFGVTGPQGNHGEDVKELYYYLDNTPTHSYMKALYKYPFNKAFPYKQLVEENGRRGYGDREFEVYEIDGLYREEESGDSPYFDVFFEMAKGDENEHDLNFRITVHNRSGRHAGELYVAPQVFFRNTWAWEGSRDKPVLAKDEKASNMVHVTSKRYGARQVVFQPSPGVFSGGSGEVEDVDPLLLFTENESNLVKLFGVDENCSEFTKDAFEEYIVHGNKDAVNSANEGTKACAVYHFPSIPPGEYVTVRYKFTNDPRDNIFPLGELAVVDEDVFDRVFDNREEEADNFYWRVTPLPISDELRKIQRQAFAGLLWTKQFYNLTYEQWYNGDASIKPHPPPNRANGRNKNWKHIYCEDILSMPDKWEYPFFASWDTAFHCIPLAMIDPEFAKRQLDLLTREWYMHPNGQIPAYEWNFNDVNPPVHAWAVYRVYKIERNLYNREDRVFLERVFQKLLLNFTWWVNRKDSEGNNVFEGGFLGLDNIGIFNRSEPLPTGGKLEQADSTGWMGFYSLQMLNIALELAKENPVYEDIASKFFEHFILISDSMSFEYLIDTTSQTCQKIVKQNLWNEKDQFYYDAISWGGPNREQLPIRSLVGLIPLYASMTLEPHLFTRFPSFKKRVDWFIANRPEIFDRNIASMTKRGVGERMLLSLVNADRLKAILKRMLDETEFLSPYGIRSLSKYHEEHPFEMHVHGQQYTVKYLPGESDSGMFGGNSNWRGPIWFSTSFLIIESLQRFYLYYGSDFKVECPTGSGEFLNLAEIAEELGYRMIHLFVPDENGERACNYGEYSKFLSTDEHFKDLVPFYEYFDADTGRGLGASHQCGWTALVAKWISDVGVSCVRLPRTPRSSVSTPLSSPLPPDETDTQRIRRLARRKSAKSLINFTATVLDLSEEEKRLHRIGGTTTGLTPQTSPAPSEGVEDLKHDIAENEGKRPSLESSIAHKSESKLMHTLKDKIKNLKFGSQSSTEERESELTGCR, from the coding sequence ATGGACAAGCTACGCGAGCAATTTGTCGACTCGACCGTGGAGGAGAAGCGGCTGCATGAGAACCGCGCACGTGACAAGTACTGGTACAAGTGGGGTCCGTATCTGAGCGAGAGGAGCTGGGCGACCGTGCGGGAGGACTACTCGCACGACGGCGACGCGTGGACGCATTTCCCCTTTGAGCACGCGAACGCGCGCGCGTTCCGGTGGGGCGAGGACGGGCTGTTTGGCGTGTCGGACAACCGACAGACGATCTGCATGAGCGTGGCGCTGTGGAACGGCAGAGACGAGAGGCTGAAGGAGCGGCTGTTCGGGGTGACCGGCCCGCAGGGTAACCATGGCGAGGATGTCAAGGAGCTGTATTACTATTTGGATAACACACCCACACATTCGTACATGAAGGCGCTGTACAAGTATCCGTTCAACAAGGCGTTCCCGTACAAGCAGCTGGTGGAAGAGAACGGTAGACGCGGGTACGGCGACCGGGAGTTTGAGGTGTACGAGATAGATGGCCTGTACCGCGAGGAGGAGAGCGGGGACAGCCCGTATTTTGacgtcttcttcgagatggCCAAGGGCGACGAGAACGAACACGACCTGAACTTCAGAATCACGGTCCACAACCGCAGCGGGCGGCACGCCGGGGAGCTGTACGTGGCGCCGCAGGTGTTCTTCCGGAACACCTGGGCGTGGGAGGGCAGCCGCGACAAGCCGGTGCTCGCGAAAGACGAAAAGGCGAGCAACATGGTGCACGTGACGAGCAAGCGATACGGTGCTAGACAGGTAGTGTTCCAGCCGTCGCCGGGCGTGTTCAGTGGTGGCTCTGGGGAGGTCGAGGATGTGGAtccgctgctgctgtttaCGGAGAACGAGTCGAACCTGGTTAAGTTGTTCGGGGTGGACGAGAACTGCAGCGAATTCACCAAGGACGCATTCGAAGAGTACATCGTTCATGGCAACAAGGACGCCGTGAACAGTGCCAATGAGGGCACCAAGGCGTGCGCCGTGTACCACTTTCCAAGTATCCCGCCCGGGGAGTACGTGACTGTCAGATACAAGTTCACGAATGACCCCAGGGACAACATCTTCCCGCTGGGGGAGCTGGCAGTGGTGGACGAGGATGTCTTTGACCGGGTGTTCGACAACCGCGAGGAAGAGGCCGACAATTTCTACTGGAGGGTGACGCCGTTGCCGATCAGCGACGAGCTGAGGAAGATCCAGAGACAGGCGTTTGCGGGGCTGCTGTGGACCAAGCAGTTCTACAACCTGACGTACGAGCAGTGGTACAACGGAGACGCTAGTATCAAGCCACACCCTCCGCCAAACCGTGCGAACGGGCGGaacaagaactggaagcACATCTACTGCGAGGATATCCTGTCGATGCCGGACAAGTGGGAATACCCGTTCTTTGCGTCGTGGGACACTGCGTTCCATTGCATTCCTTTGGCGATGATCGATCCGGAGTTTGCCAAGAGACAGCTGGATCTGCTGACTAGGGAGTGGTACATGCATCCAAACGGGCAGATTCCTGCTTACGAGTGGAACTTCAACGACGTGAACCCGCCGGTGCACGCTTGGGCGGTGTACCGGGTGTACAAGATCGAGAGAAATCTGTACAACCGGGAGGACCGCGTTTTCTTGGAAAGAGTTTTCCAGAAATTGCTGTTGAACTTTACCTGGTGGGTCAATCGTAAGGACTCAGAGGGTAATAATGTGTTCGAAGGTGGGTTTTTGGGGCTGGATAACATCGGTATCTTCAACAGAAGTGAGCCTTTGCCCACGGGCGGCAAATTGGAACAGGCTGACTCCACTGGTTGGATGGGCTTTTACTCTCTGCAGATGTTGAACATCGCGCTCGAGCTGGCAAAGGAAAACCCGGTCTATGAAGATATCGCttccaagttcttcgaACACTTCATACTGATCAGTGACTCCATGTCGTTCGAATACCTGATTGACACTACCAGCCAAACCTGTCAGAAGATTGTCAAACAGAATCTGTGGAACGAAAAGGACCAGTTCTATTACGATGCTATTTCATGGGGCGGTCCGAACAGGGAACAGCTGCCCATTAGATCCCTCGTTGGATTGATACCACTCTACGCGTCGATGACCTTGGAACCCCATTTGTTTACTCGGTTCcccagcttcaagaaaagagtGGATTGGTTTATTGCGAATAGGCCTGAGATTTTCGATAGAAATATTGCTTCGATGACCAAAAGAGGTGTTGGTGAAAGAATGCTATTGTCTTTGGTAAATGCCGATAGGTTGAAAGCGATATTGAAACGTATGCTAGATGAAACGGAGTTTTTGTCCCCATACGGTATCAGATCCTTATCCAAGTACCATGAAGAACATCCATTCGAAATGCATGTCCATGGGCAACAGTACACCGTCAAGTATTTGCCGGGAGAATCCGATTCCGGCATGTTTGGTGGTAATTCCAACTGGAGAGGGCCTATTTGGTTTTCTACGAGTTTCCTCATAATCGAGTCGCTACAGAGGTTCTATTTGTACTACGGGTCAGACTTCAAAGTCGAATGTCCCACCGGTTCTGGCGAGTTCTTAAACCTGGCAGAAATTGCCGAAGAGTTGGGTTATCGCATGATCCATCTGTTCGTCCCGGATGAAAACGGGGAACGCGCTTGTAACTATGGTGAGTATTCCAAGTTCCTCTCAACTGATGAGCATTTCAAAGACCTAGTGCCATTCTACGAATACTTTGATGCTGATACCGGCCGGGGCTTGGGAGCTTCTCACCAGTGTGGTTGGACTGCCCTAGTTGCCAAATGGATCAGTGACGTTGGCGTGTCGTGCGTGAGGTTGCCACGTACCCCGAGGTCGTCCGTATCGACTCCGCTGTCTTCACCACTTCCTCCCGATGAAACGGACACCCAAAGGATCAGAAGGTTAGCACGGCGTAAGAGTGCAAAGTCATTGATCAACTTCACCGCGACTGTCTTGGATCTGTcggaggaagaaaaaagacTGCACAGAATCGGTGGCACTACGACCGGGCTCACACCTCAAACGAGTCCCGCGCCCAGCGAAGGTGTCGAAGACCTAAAGCACGACATCGCAGAGAATGAAGGCAAAAGACCCTCCTTGGAGTCTTCCATCGCCCACAAGTCGGAATCCAAGTTAATGCACACTTTaaaggacaagatcaaaaacttgaagtTCGGAAGCCAGAGCAGCACTGAAGAGCGCGAATCGGAGCTCACCGGGTGTAGATAG
- the VTI1 gene encoding v-SNARE protein VTI1 (ancestral locus Anc_6.287) yields the protein MKVVGFEARGDELRKRTRRWLGVGMSSLLSSYEADFISTLEQARLSLKDAPGQPVAQRNLTLKQVESQQEELYDLIDQMEVEVNNSVADGQQRAAQKAKLREYKKQVQTNLKQPLQRLVDSRDRDVLFGDAAVPSDIDEGQRQQLLSNHQILQSSGDKLRDASRIATETEGIGSQIMMDLRSQRETLENARNTLFQADSYVDKSIRTLKTMSRRLVANKFISYAIIAVLILLILLVLFSKFR from the coding sequence ATGAAGGTGGTGGGCTTTGAAGCTAGAGGTGATGAGCTCAGAAAGAGGACTAGACGGTGGCTTGGCGTTGGTATGAGTTCGCTATTGTCATCCTACGAGGCAGATTTCATCAGTACGCTGGAACAGGCGCGTTTGAGCCTGAAGGATGCCCCTGGACAGCCGGTCGCCCAGAGGAACTTGACCTTGAAACAGGTGGAATcgcaacaagaagaactgTATGACCTGATAGATCAGATGGAGGTGGAAGTCAACAACAGCGTTGCCGATGGACAGCAGCGCGCGGCTCAGAAGGCCAAACTAAGGGAGTATAAGAAACAAGTGCAGACGAACTTAAAACAGCCTCTACAGAGGCTGGTGGACTCTAGAGACCGTGATGTGCTTTTTGGAGACGCAGCAGTTCCTTCGGACATTGATGAGGGGCAGAggcagcagctgctgtcAAACCATCAGATCCTCCAGAGCTCCGGCGACAAGTTGAGAGATGCAAGCAGGATAGCGACAGAGACGGAAGGGATAGGATCTCAGATAATGATGGACTTGAGATCGCAGAGGGAGACGCTGGAGAACGCCAGAAACACGCTTTTTCAGGCGGACTCGTACGTGGACAAAAGCATAAGGACCCTGAAAACGATGAGCAGAAGATTGGTCGCTAATAAATTTATCAGCTATGCTATCATCGCGGTGCTAATCCTACTAATCCTACTGGTGTTGTTTTCCAAATTTAGGTAG
- the HFI1 gene encoding Hfi1p (ancestral locus Anc_6.290), whose protein sequence is MSLSRVQTNGASPGQFNIADSDSLGGESRSTVNLKRTSSAMTGSDNVTLGENDVKRQDFSNQRIDLECMVSDMSSMLGKDHWNKYAQVISLFILGKLSRKELCNELDLLFASSAANGTVHSKPALVRLHNQLLLGIFTNSLKDSPLMGNLADGTWGFGNGGSLGSKLKRANRHNSQIENYKKIVMSLPSDDRQRLKDITKEAGKRGFVLSSVLQARLNMIPKIPIVINPETLKRVKANNLKTPLEWSQDIMNGFNAPLATDSFALPDTESLFLRMVGIAREHGLVGAVDTGCVELLLLALDNYLKNIIESAINTVRYRRKKYSEYYDIKDNGMYEPVAKDEEVDPADQANTKTIRLTNEDLYECFTIFPNLVEPTGAFYSLPNVNLVNDDELVVRKSSIDDLPDFSEGKPNFTPVDERNIGTREELNWLIKDILTEE, encoded by the coding sequence ATGTCGCTGAGTCGAGTTCAGACCAATGGAGCGTCTCCAGGCCAGTTTAACATCGCTGATTCAGATTCTTTGGGCGGCGAAAGCCGATCTACTGTCAATTTAAAGCGTACTAGTTCCGCGATGACTGGTTCTGATAATGTGACACTTGGTGAAAATGATGTCAAAAGACAGGATTTTAGCAACCAAAGGATTGATTTAGAGTGCATGGTGTCGGATATGAGCTCTATGCTGGGTAAAGATCACTGGAATAAATACGCGCAGGTGATTAGCCTGTTTATTCTGGGAAAATTATCCAGGAAGGAGCTTTGCAACGAATTAGATCTTTTATTCGCATCCAGTGCCGCAAATGGTACTGTTCACAGCAAGCCGGCGCTCGTACGACTGCATaaccagctgcttctggGGATCTTCACAAACTCGCTCAAGGATTCGCCGCTAATGGGCAATTTGGCGGACGGTACGTGGGGTTTTGGAAATGGTGGTTCCCTGGGCAGCAAATTGAAAAGAGCGAATAGACATAACTCGCAAATTGAGAATTACAAGAAGATAGTCATGTCGTTACCATCTGACGATAGGCAACGACTGAAAGATATTACGAAAGAAGCAGGTAAGAGAGGTTTCGTCCTGTCATCTGTGCTTCAGGCACGACTAAATATGATACCGAAGATACCGATTGTCATCAATCCTGAAACTTTAAAAAGAGTAAAGGCAAACAACTTAAAAACACCGCTGGAATGGTCTCAAGATATTATGAATGGCTTTAATGCACCGCTTGCAACAGACAGTTTTGCACTGCCTGATACAGAATCACTATTTCTGCGCATGGTCGGGATTGCGCGAGAACATGGCCTAGTTGGGGCCGTCGATACGGGATGCGTTGAGCTTTTACTGCTTGCCCTGGATAATTATCTGAAGAACATTATAGAATCAGCCATTAACACGGTCCGGTACCGTAGGAAAAAGTATTCAGAGTATTATGACATTAAGGACAATGGAATGTATGAGCCCGTTGCcaaggatgaagaggtAGATCCGGCTGACCAAGCAAACACCAAGACTATTCGCCTCACTAACGAAGATCTTTACGAGTGTTTCACAATTTTTCCTAATCTAGTTGAACCGACCGGAGCGTTTTACAGCTTGCCCAACGTCAATTTGGTCAATGACGATGAGCTAGTGGTTAGAAAAAGCAGCATTGACGACTTGCCGGACTTTTCAGAAGGTAAGCCAAACTTCACTCCGGTTGACGAGCGAAATATAGGTACACGGGAAGAACTTAACTGGTTGATAAAGGATATACTTACAGAAGAGTAA
- the CIK1 gene encoding Cik1p (ancestral locus Anc_6.289), producing MQYSRIPSISAASTPESSGYPPLKRQRIHSSMLQDVTNQIHSTGPRRSVTEEPKCQKTRLMNKYVFGDASVIEEVKKRERKIMRDIAHFRNAIAEIEKETAQIRDRQLPDIQYEISKKMTMCGAVKKEISQLESQLDMKDREIDLCRKNGELDVCNLQLRYSVEIQELENNLKQRLDEENLKWERKIMELENLKPDEQVAEEIRHLKGELQEVEKRWVSMQEENQRKSQEYERDMQRELDDFKNLKMKPMEDLIEEQKQLKEKMRGLFDERNRLTDEANGNRKQSELIEAEIVEIQQKIDEIKAKNEPLHEDLTITINHFEKIRDETERVQEKAHARETFYQEKFDKMEQEQLRRRKLENTIDELKGRIRTFAYITRNCEKSGLDVNYHEKSLKEPETGRKYQFSRMIPSALETEKNLLYQEYEMFQEMCLKKSIHFSLISISQKPWEALRLALLEFMYNKCHEKYRIAVQYVFLSEESPSQDLLLPSAEDGDNEIKLKIQKESLELDSKIIEVTDVLNNLPSNLRRERPNHIPGIGILKFHLTPQDKGQKLLNFYFVEINDINTIGILNKVVNPSQELSSPISLIMKKILSDTTSCFLFNINDAYDNELLLELSKKIGHMRNSKKRKVSE from the coding sequence ATGCAATACTCGAGGATACCGTCCATATCTGCAGCAAGCACGCCGGAATCCAGCGGATACCCTCCGCTGAAACGACAAAGGATTCACTCGTCGATGTTGCAGGATGTCACAAATCAAATCCACAGCACGGGCCCACGCCGAAGCGTTACTGAGGAGCCCAAATGCCAGAAGACTAGGCTTATGAACAAGTATGTGTTTGGGGACGCTTCGGTGATCGAGGAGGTGAAAAAGCGAGAGAGGAAGATCATGAGGGATATAGCACATTTTAGGAACGCCATAGCGGAGATCGAGAAGGAAACGGCACAGATACGGGATAGACAGTTGCCAGATATACAGTACgagatatcgaagaagatgacaatGTGCGGCGcagtgaagaaggaaatAAGCCAGTTGGAGTCTCAGCTGGATATGAAGGATCGGGAAATAGATCTCTGCAGAAAAAATGGGGAACTGGATGTGTGCAACTTACAACTGAGATATTCTGTAGAGATccaggagctggaaaataATTTGAAGCAGAGGCTGGATGAGGAAAACTTGAAATGGGAAAGGAAAATAATGGAGCTCGAGAATCTGAAACCAGATGAACAGGTAGCGGAGGAAATACGACATCTCAAAGGAGAACTTCAGGAAGTGGAAAAACGATGGGTGTCTATGCAAGAGGAGAATCAACGAAAGAGTCAAGAGTATGAGCGCGACATGCAGAGAGAGTTAGACGACTTTAAGAATCTGAAAATGAAACCGATGGAAGATttgattgaagagcagaaacaactcaaagaaaagatgaGAGGTCTTTTTGACGAGCGCAACCGCCTCACTGATGAAGCAAATGGAAATAGAAAACAGTCAGAGTTGATAGAAGCGGAAATTGTTGAAATACAGCAGAAAATCGATGAAATTAAGGCTAAGAACGAGCCGTTACATGAGGACTTGACTATTACAATAAACCATTTTGAGAAGATAAGAGACGAAACAGAGAGAGTGCAGGAAAAGGCACACGCTAGGGAAACTTTTTATCAGGAGAAGTTTGATAAGATGGAGCAGGAACAAttaagaagaaggaagctGGAAAATACAATCGATGAATTAAAGGGAAGGATAAGAACATTTGCATACATAACACGAAATTGCGAGAAAAGTGGCTTAGATGTGAACTATCATGAAAAGAGCCTAAAAGAACCAGAAACAGGTAGAAAATATCAATTCAGTAGGATGATACCTTCAGCACTAGAGACAGAAAAAAATTTACTTTACCAAGAGTATGAAATGTTCCAGGAGATgtgcttgaagaaaagtaTACACTTCAGCCTGATTTCGATAAGCCAAAAACCGTGGGAAGCCCTGAGATTGGCACTGCTCGAGTTCATGTACAACAAATGTCATGAAAAATATCGAATAGCTGTACAATACGTATTCCTCTCTGAGGAGTCACCATCTCAAGACTTACTACTGCCGAGCGCGGAAGATGGTGATAATGAAATAAAATTGAAGATACAGAAGGAATCCTTAGAATTAGACTCCAAGATTATTGAGGTAACCGACGTTCTAAATAACCTGCCATCAAACTTGCGAAGAGAGAGGCCTAATCACATACCAGGCATTGGAATTCTCAAATTTCATTTGACACCTCAGGACAAGGGACAAAAACTGCTCAACTTTTACTTTGTGGAGATCAATGATATAAATACCATAGGGATATTAAACAAAGTCGTCAACCCATCGCAAGAATTGTCTTCTCCAATAAGCCTGATCATGAAAAAAATTCTATCAGATACGACTTCCTGTTTCCTATTCAATATTAATGATGCTTACGATAACGAACTTTTGCTCGAACTATCGAAAAAGATAGGCCACATGAGAAACTCTAAGAAAAGGAAAGTTTCGGAATAA
- a CDS encoding uncharacterized protein (WHO10_cmc4, WHO10 element inserted into CMC4 locus), which translates to MKQCRTMNGDPKFIGGLVPGTNVFLANWKTVPIENIKVGDEVLTSNGGAAKVEAVLKGDHDLVTVQQKTNHRAHLYDPSMREPYGIMEITCSKRQQLVLKTKQRIMITRDNRSEGFRRVYVSQLADHQTTDGRMIKIIKETSRRFPPTTKKSEIIDSVKPMVLQSEGRWIRWQCEAGDLVEYVNKERRAATRMLLQPISIEIPVLGPWLQQCFEREITAQQLEAMAWLLGFWIGDGARRGALFALNIVDEDVNNRLEENAKVWGMTLRTEDGNLERGNGLEASGYLHTYNGAQRLWNVNNPLVKVLEGLEFRLEFYENGKRNYRKSVPLFMRTEQIVVREAFLAGLIDSDGHCRIQDGCIRVQIKTVYPPIRDGIYFIARSLGLTVSTSFRGAHFDERSGLNESDKWEFQLYGGTNHETLRSILNRCSCERKRNPKIQYRRDRDFEEFDSDYQSEENENDPEDNDDLSGIRESFEDDLEDDPEEQQDGTFNFGKFRFEITEGCKDTVIGLVLSGTSNRTFVTDDQIVCASAELISESRTDFERSCLSCHTKTASRWYKVPWLGDVLDRLCWACWVAYSRTHMHCCSNDHCNRVFRKREVATRRCKRCRSSPLQG; encoded by the coding sequence ATGAAGCAATGCAGAACAATGAACGGTGATCCAAAAttcattggtggtttggTACCAGGTACAAACGTTTTCCTAGCCAACTGGAAGACCGTGCCTATTGAGAAcatcaaagttggcgatgaagttctAACCTCTAATGGAGGTGCGGCAAAAGTCGAGGCTGTGTTAAAAGGTGACCATGATTTGGTCACAGTTCAACAAAAGACCAACCACCGCGCGCACTTGTATGATCCCTCGATGCGGGAACCTTATGGCATAATGGAAATCACAtgctccaagagacaaCAACTGGTCTTGAAGACAAAGCAGAGGATCATGATAACCAGGGATAATAGGAGTGAAGGTTTCAGGCGGGTTTACGTGtctcagctggctgatCATCAAACGACGGATGGTCGAatgatcaagatcatcaaggaaacATCGAGACGATTCCCTCCGACAACCAAGAAGTCGGAGATCATTGACTCCGTAAAGCCAATGGTCTTGCAGAGCGAGGGAAGATGGATCCGCTGGCAATGTGAGGCTGGCGACTTGGTGGAATACGTTAACAAGGAACGTCGGGCTGCTACCAGGATGCTCTTACAACCTATCTCGATAGAGATACCTGTATTGGGGCCATGGTTGCAACAATGTTTCGAAAGAGAAATTACTGCacagcagcttgaagccatGGCATGGTTGTTAGGGTTCTGGATAGGTGACGGTGCCAGAAGAGGAGCACTTTTCGCTTTGAACATTGTAGATGAAGACGTCAACAACAGACTTGAGGAGAATGCAAAAGTCTGGGGTATGACTCTCAGAACCGAGGATGGGAACCTCGAGCGTGGGAACGGCCTTGAAGCAAGTGGATACCTTCACACCTATAATGGCGCGCAACGTCTTTGGAACGTAAACAACCCGCTTGTGAAGGTTCTGGAAGGTTTAGAATTCCGATTAGAATTCTACGAGAATGGCAAAAGAAATTATCGGAAGAGCGTTCCACTATTCATGCGAACAGAGCAAATAGTGGTGCGTGAAGCCTTTCTCGCAGGATTGATTGATTCGGACGGGCATTGCCGTATCCAAGACGGATGTATTCGTGTGCAAATTAAGACTGTCTATCCGCCTATTAGAGATGGCATATACTTCATAGCTCGTTCTCTTGGTTTGACTGTCTCCACCAGTTTCCGTGGCGCTCACTTTGATGAGCGCAGTGGATTAAACGAGAGTGATAAGTGGGAGTTCCAGTTATATGGTGGGACAAATCATGAAACACTCAGGTCGATACTGAACAGATGCTCTTGTGAAAGGAAGCGAAATCCGAAAATCCAGTACCGCAGGGACAGAGatttcgaagaatttgattCCGATTACCAATCggaagaaaatgaaaatgatcctgaGGACAATGACGATTTATCAGGTATAAGggaaagctttgaagatgatcttgaagatgatccggaagaacaacaagatggcacattcaattttggcaagttcagATTTGAAATTACCGAAGGTTGTAAAGATACTGTCATAGGACTGGTACTGTCAGGTACCTCTAACCGAACTTTTGTCACGGATGATCAGATTGTATGTGCAAGTGCAGAATTGATTTCGGAATCAAGAACCGATTTCGAAAGGAGTTGCCTATCATGCCATACAAAAACAGCATCACGGTGGTACAAGGTTCCCTGGTTGGGGGATGTTCTAGACAGGTTATGCTGGGCCTGTTGGGTTGCTTATTCGCGCACTCACATGCATTGTTGTAGTAACGATCATTGCAACAGGGTTTTCAGGAAAAGGGAAGTTGCTACTCGCCGGTGTAAGCGATGTAGGAGTAGTCCGCTGCAGggatga
- the YAH1 gene encoding adrenodoxin (ancestral locus Anc_6.288) has protein sequence MISRIARGLFQLNSVPCLRAMTGTTPVVRQTAVYGAVCRPFSSSLARWHGHIRKPNPGEELHATFILKDGTQKTFDVCDGDTLLDVAQAHNLDMEGACGGSCACSTCHVIVDPDYYDALPEPDDDENDMLDLAYGLTETSRLGCQIKMSKDIDGIRVALPAMTRNVNASDFS, from the coding sequence ATGATCTCCAGGATAGCCAGGGGCCTCTTTCAGCTCAACAGCGTGCCCTGTCTGCGGGCGATGACCGGGACAACGCCAGTGGTCCGTCAGACGGCCGTCTACGGCGCGGTTTGCAGACCGTTCTCTTCCTCTCTGGCACGGTGGCACGGACATATACGCAAGCCCAATCCCGGCGAAGAGTTGCACGCCACTTTCATTCTGAAGGACGGCACGCAAAAGACGTTTGACGTCTGTGATGGCGACACGTTGCTTGACGTTGCTCAGGCGCACAATCTGGACATGGAGGGCGCCTGCGGCGGCTCTTGCGCGTGCTCGACATGCCACGTTATCGTAGACCCGGACTACTACGACGCATTGCCTGAGCCAGACGACGACGAGAACGACATGCTGGATCTTGCGTACGGGCTGACCGAGACCAGCAGGCTAGGCTGCCAGATTAAGATGTCCAAGGACATAGACGGCATCAGGGTGGCCCTGCCTGCGATGACCAGGAACGTCAATGCGAGTGACTTCTCGTAA